In Streptomyces qaidamensis, one DNA window encodes the following:
- a CDS encoding helix-turn-helix transcriptional regulator — protein MRADRLVSLVLLLRQRGRLTADTLARELEVSTRTVLRDIEALSAAGVPVYAERGRHGGFALLPGFRTELTGLNHDETLALSAAGSGRGEQAFGLGSALASAMRKVVDALPESHQATASDAARRFLVEPETDLLSRRAVTDEVPDATMFEIRRAVLAGHKLRIHYAATGQSPQWRTVDPIGLVTVRDRGYLLATRSGADRTYRLSRVLAAEELPEAAQRPDRVDLDRVWRERCARFLSGDHIAVLVRVDPKRREELLSSAVAVRTAEPDADGRLRLEVTFQDLRHAEWALWQLGTDAEALAPGALRTALRDRAAAMAARYADA, from the coding sequence ATGCGCGCCGATCGGCTGGTCTCGCTGGTGCTGCTGCTGCGTCAGCGCGGTCGGCTGACCGCGGACACGCTGGCCCGCGAGCTGGAGGTGTCCACCCGTACGGTGCTGCGCGACATCGAGGCGCTGTCGGCCGCCGGAGTCCCGGTCTACGCCGAACGCGGCCGGCACGGCGGGTTCGCGCTGTTGCCGGGTTTCCGGACCGAGCTCACCGGCCTGAACCACGACGAGACCCTTGCGCTGTCGGCCGCCGGATCGGGGCGCGGCGAGCAGGCGTTCGGCCTCGGCTCGGCGCTCGCCTCGGCCATGCGCAAGGTGGTCGACGCGCTGCCCGAAAGCCATCAGGCCACCGCGAGCGACGCGGCCCGGCGATTCCTCGTCGAGCCGGAGACCGACCTGCTCTCACGCCGGGCGGTCACCGATGAGGTGCCCGACGCGACCATGTTCGAGATCCGGCGCGCGGTGCTCGCCGGACACAAACTGCGCATCCATTACGCGGCCACGGGCCAGTCACCGCAGTGGCGCACGGTCGACCCGATCGGTCTGGTCACCGTGCGCGACCGTGGCTACTTACTGGCCACGAGATCCGGCGCGGACCGCACCTACCGGCTGTCGCGGGTGCTGGCGGCCGAGGAACTCCCCGAAGCCGCGCAGCGACCGGACCGGGTCGATCTGGACCGGGTCTGGCGGGAACGCTGTGCCCGGTTCCTGTCCGGCGACCACATCGCCGTGCTGGTGCGGGTGGACCCGAAGCGGCGGGAAGAACTGCTGAGCAGCGCGGTGGCCGTCCGCACCGCGGAACCCGACGCCGACGGCCGGCTGAGGCTGGAGGTGACGTTCCAGGATCTACGGCACGCCGAGTGGGCGCTGTGGCAGCTCGGCACGGACGCGGAAGCCCTGGCTCCGGGGGCGTTGCGCACCGCCCTGCGCGACCGCGCCGCCGCGATGGCCGCGCGGTACGCAGACGCGTAG
- a CDS encoding RidA family protein produces MERTAINPVTWSAELGFNQGEVVSGHTRTLYCSGQTAMGEDGKPRHEGDMAAQLALSLDNLEAVLGEAGMSLANLVRLDVYTTDVDLLFPHYGVLASRLGAAGVAPATTMLGVTRLAVPGQMVELEGTAVA; encoded by the coding sequence GTGGAACGAACGGCGATCAACCCGGTGACGTGGTCGGCCGAGCTGGGGTTCAATCAGGGTGAGGTCGTCTCCGGGCACACCCGGACCCTGTACTGCTCCGGACAGACCGCGATGGGCGAAGACGGCAAGCCCCGGCACGAGGGTGACATGGCCGCACAACTGGCGCTGAGCCTCGACAACCTGGAGGCCGTGCTGGGCGAGGCCGGCATGTCCCTCGCGAACCTCGTCCGGCTCGACGTCTACACCACCGACGTCGATCTGCTGTTCCCGCACTACGGAGTGCTGGCGTCGCGGCTGGGCGCCGCCGGGGTGGCACCGGCCACCACGATGCTCGGGGTGACACGGCTGGCAGTCCCCGGTCAGATGGTGGAACTCGAAGGGACCGCCGTCGCGTGA
- a CDS encoding MarR family winged helix-turn-helix transcriptional regulator: protein MGAGSEPTTATESDLNTGVLLFLPYRALENRVFAALAEAGFDDFTPAQARVMQRIGPEGTRLTELAEQAQITKQTAGFLVDQLEKAGYVTRVPDPTDKRARLVRGAEKAWAAKEVADAVVAEVEREWEEHLGKRRMKQLREALTLLRQITDPWA, encoded by the coding sequence ATGGGTGCGGGCAGCGAGCCGACGACGGCGACGGAGAGCGACCTGAACACGGGGGTGCTCCTGTTCCTGCCGTACCGGGCCCTGGAGAACCGCGTCTTCGCCGCGCTCGCCGAGGCAGGTTTCGACGACTTCACGCCCGCCCAGGCCCGGGTCATGCAACGCATCGGCCCGGAGGGCACGCGCCTCACTGAGCTCGCCGAACAAGCCCAGATCACCAAACAGACCGCGGGCTTCCTCGTCGACCAGCTGGAGAAGGCCGGCTATGTCACCCGGGTACCCGACCCGACCGACAAGCGGGCCCGCCTCGTCCGCGGGGCGGAGAAGGCCTGGGCGGCCAAGGAGGTCGCCGACGCGGTGGTGGCCGAGGTGGAGAGGGAGTGGGAGGAGCACCTGGGCAAGCGGCGGATGAAACAGCTGCGGGAAGCGCTCACCCTGCTCAGGCAGATCACCGACCCTTGGGCCTGA
- a CDS encoding maleylpyruvate isomerase family mycothiol-dependent enzyme has translation MLDTDELWRIVDQERTSLADLLEGLSPEEWETRTRCGDWRVRDVAAHLTIAARYSHGQVVREMVRARGNWNRMIHDSAVREGALPVAEIAANLRSIVGSRRLAPTTSPREPLLDLLVHGQDIALALGRTRRMPPAAARDAADRVWTMRVPPRPWPLPKARLVATDIEFTRGAGPEVRGPIAALLLLLTGRQEAAREWAERAGESWTGVATPR, from the coding sequence GTGCTGGACACCGACGAGCTCTGGCGGATCGTCGACCAGGAGCGGACGAGCCTGGCCGACCTGCTGGAGGGCTTGAGTCCCGAGGAGTGGGAGACGCGCACGCGCTGCGGGGACTGGCGGGTGCGGGACGTGGCCGCGCATCTGACCATCGCGGCGCGCTACTCGCACGGCCAGGTCGTACGGGAGATGGTCCGGGCCCGAGGGAACTGGAACCGGATGATCCACGACTCGGCGGTGCGCGAAGGGGCGCTGCCCGTCGCCGAGATCGCCGCCAACCTCCGCTCGATCGTCGGCTCCCGCCGCCTGGCACCCACCACCTCGCCCCGCGAGCCGCTCCTCGACCTCCTCGTCCACGGGCAGGACATCGCCCTGGCACTCGGCCGGACGCGCCGGATGCCCCCGGCCGCCGCCCGTGACGCCGCCGACCGGGTGTGGACCATGCGCGTCCCGCCGCGCCCCTGGCCCCTGCCGAAGGCCCGGCTCGTCGCCACCGACATCGAGTTCACGCGCGGGGCCGGCCCGGAGGTCCGCGGCCCGATCGCGGCCCTGCTCCTGCTGCTCACCGGCCGCCAGGAGGCGGCCCGGGAGTGGGCCGAACGCGCCGGGGAGTCGTGGACGGGGGTCGCGACTCCCCGGTGA
- a CDS encoding dienelactone hydrolase family protein: MPTKTLLIPTVDGRADAFAAHPDDGERHPGVLMYPDGFGIRPVLRGMARELAGHGYYVLVPNVFHRHGPAPVIELPEHIGEEDRPAILARLMPMIEAHGTERVLSDADAYLQFLTTRPEVGAGPVAVTGYCIGGLLAMRTAAARPDLVAAVAGFHAPVAVDGPEGLHRLLTGLTAEVLLGHAESDLTPEALGELNRALDAAGVSYTSEIHPGTVHGFTMPDTDAFDPTALQRHWDQLLPLLGRTLAGG, translated from the coding sequence TTGCCCACCAAGACACTGCTGATTCCCACCGTGGACGGCCGGGCCGACGCCTTCGCCGCCCATCCCGACGACGGCGAACGGCACCCCGGGGTGCTGATGTACCCGGACGGCTTCGGCATCCGGCCCGTGCTGCGGGGGATGGCCCGCGAACTCGCCGGGCACGGGTACTACGTGCTCGTCCCCAACGTCTTCCACCGGCACGGCCCGGCTCCGGTGATCGAACTGCCCGAGCACATCGGAGAAGAGGACCGGCCCGCGATCCTCGCCCGGCTGATGCCCATGATCGAGGCGCACGGCACCGAACGCGTCCTGAGTGACGCCGACGCCTACCTCCAGTTCCTCACCACCCGGCCCGAGGTCGGGGCCGGGCCGGTCGCGGTGACCGGCTACTGCATCGGCGGCCTCCTGGCGATGCGCACCGCCGCGGCCCGTCCCGACCTGGTGGCCGCCGTCGCCGGGTTCCACGCGCCCGTGGCGGTCGACGGGCCCGAGGGTCTGCACCGCCTCCTGACCGGGCTCACCGCCGAGGTGCTTCTCGGTCATGCCGAGTCCGACCTGACGCCCGAGGCGCTCGGCGAGCTCAACCGCGCGCTGGATGCCGCAGGGGTCTCTTACACCTCCGAGATCCATCCCGGCACCGTCCACGGCTTCACGATGCCCGACACCGACGCCTTCGACCCGACCGCGCTGCAACGCCACTGGGACCAACTGCTTCCCCTCCTCGGACGCACCCTGGCCGGCGGCTGA
- a CDS encoding MarR family winged helix-turn-helix transcriptional regulator, which yields MIRAEAADLPDDGALQTPDRLRRRAGRLLSHLTTRSDRLITEGLAHADARKWHYAVLASLQEYGPVSQAELSRRSGIYRSDMVGVLNELAGRDLVERAPDPDDRRRNVITISARGRRHLRRLDQVLDDLHDQLLAPLNPAERDQFVRLLTRLLDHHTRGS from the coding sequence GTGATCAGAGCCGAAGCAGCCGACCTGCCCGATGACGGCGCCCTCCAGACGCCCGACAGGCTGCGCCGGCGGGCAGGCCGACTGCTGTCGCACCTGACCACACGGTCGGACCGGCTGATCACCGAGGGGCTGGCCCACGCCGATGCCCGCAAGTGGCACTACGCCGTGCTCGCCTCACTGCAGGAGTACGGGCCGGTCAGCCAGGCGGAGCTGAGCAGACGCTCCGGCATCTACCGCAGCGACATGGTGGGCGTGCTGAACGAACTGGCCGGGCGTGACCTCGTCGAGCGGGCGCCGGATCCCGACGACCGGCGCCGCAACGTCATCACGATCTCCGCCCGAGGCCGCCGCCACCTGCGCCGGCTGGACCAGGTCCTGGACGACCTCCACGACCAACTCCTCGCACCGCTGAATCCGGCCGAACGCGACCAGTTCGTGCGGCTGCTCACTCGCTTGCTGGACCACCACACCCGGGGCTCCTGA
- a CDS encoding class I SAM-dependent methyltransferase, whose translation MSGRALSFGGVAEAYERFRPGYPVELFEIVMAYAGRPVPTALEVGAGTGKATRLFARRGIAVTATEPDGSMLAELRKHVPANVATVRAAFEDLRPGERYGLVYAAAALHWTSPEGRWPRIAALLEPGGVFASFGGPFRLTDPAVREAVHAARAPFLESDEIPSPDGTPPDHEMQWPGSELQRSEWFTDVQQAVIERQVTMTAHDYVGQLSTISAYLVLSASVRDQVFNRIRQVLPDTVEMTADITVHLARRRHED comes from the coding sequence ATGTCTGGTCGAGCGCTGAGCTTCGGAGGAGTCGCGGAAGCCTACGAGCGGTTCCGGCCGGGATACCCCGTGGAGCTGTTCGAGATCGTGATGGCGTACGCGGGCCGCCCGGTTCCGACCGCTCTCGAGGTCGGTGCCGGAACGGGTAAGGCGACCCGGCTGTTCGCTCGACGGGGGATCGCGGTCACCGCGACCGAACCCGACGGGTCCATGCTCGCCGAACTGCGCAAGCACGTACCGGCGAACGTCGCAACGGTGCGGGCCGCGTTCGAGGACCTGCGGCCGGGGGAGCGCTACGGGCTGGTCTACGCGGCGGCAGCGCTGCACTGGACGAGTCCGGAGGGCCGGTGGCCACGCATCGCCGCGCTACTGGAGCCGGGTGGCGTGTTCGCCTCGTTCGGCGGGCCGTTCCGGCTGACCGACCCGGCCGTGCGGGAAGCCGTCCACGCGGCTAGGGCACCGTTCCTGGAGAGCGACGAGATTCCGTCCCCCGACGGGACCCCTCCCGATCATGAGATGCAGTGGCCGGGGAGCGAGCTGCAACGGTCCGAGTGGTTCACTGACGTCCAACAGGCCGTGATCGAACGGCAGGTGACGATGACCGCCCACGACTACGTCGGACAACTCTCGACCATCTCCGCCTACCTCGTCCTGTCTGCCTCGGTGCGAGATCAGGTGTTCAACCGGATCCGGCAGGTCCTCCCGGACACGGTCGAGATGACCGCCGACATCACCGTCCATCTCGCGCGTCGGCGCCACGAGGATTGA
- a CDS encoding ZIP family metal transporter gives MSEVIQAGGWGLLAGSALLVGAVFGYGMRVSQKVIALVMAFGAGVLLSAVSFELVGEAYEQGGLGPAAVGTLAGAVAYTAGNLWLAGRGARHRKRSGHHAEQTQPSEEQNSGSGLALALGALLDGVPESAVIGVSLLDGGAVSLVTVAAVFISNIPEGLSSSAGMKKSGRGKAYVFGVWGAIALASTVSAVLGYAVLGGFSPTVIAGVTAVAAGAILAMIADTMIPEAFQEAHLAIGLVTVSGFLVSFALSHA, from the coding sequence ATGTCCGAGGTGATTCAAGCAGGTGGCTGGGGGCTGCTGGCGGGGAGTGCTCTGCTGGTGGGAGCGGTGTTCGGCTATGGGATGCGCGTGTCGCAGAAAGTCATCGCGCTGGTGATGGCCTTCGGTGCCGGTGTCCTGCTCTCGGCCGTCTCCTTCGAGTTGGTCGGCGAAGCGTATGAGCAAGGCGGGTTGGGCCCGGCGGCGGTGGGGACCCTGGCCGGTGCGGTGGCCTACACGGCGGGCAATCTGTGGCTGGCCGGCCGAGGCGCCCGCCATCGCAAGCGATCGGGCCACCACGCCGAGCAGACCCAGCCGTCCGAGGAGCAGAACAGCGGCTCGGGCCTGGCGCTGGCGCTGGGCGCGCTGCTGGACGGAGTGCCCGAGTCGGCGGTGATCGGCGTCAGTCTGCTCGATGGTGGGGCAGTGAGCCTCGTGACGGTCGCGGCGGTGTTCATCAGCAACATCCCGGAGGGCCTGTCCAGTTCGGCAGGGATGAAGAAGTCCGGGCGCGGCAAGGCGTACGTCTTCGGTGTGTGGGGCGCCATCGCGCTCGCGAGCACCGTTTCCGCGGTCCTTGGATACGCCGTCCTCGGGGGTTTCTCGCCCACTGTGATCGCGGGAGTGACGGCCGTGGCCGCCGGTGCGATCCTGGCCATGATCGCCGACACGATGATCCCCGAGGCGTTCCAGGAGGCCCACCTGGCGATCGGTCTGGTCACGGTCAGCGGCTTCCTGGTCTCCTTCGCGCTGTCCCATGCCTGA
- a CDS encoding NAD(P)-dependent oxidoreductase yields MYVGFIGLGVMGQPMALNLARAGTRLVVWNRTSERCEPLHAAGAEVAASSAEVLHRAATVFLMLSDETAVDAVLGRGTPDFAQRVAGRTVVHMGTTAAEYSRTLQEDIRTAGGRYVEAPVSGSRVPAERGELVGMLAGDGDAVTTVRPLLGPMCRETFVCGAVPGALQLKFSVNLFLITVVTGLAEAFHFAERHGLDQRLFRDVLDAGPMASAVSRVKASKLLERDFSVQAAAADVLKNNRLIAEAARKADLASPLLDVCHALYAETVQRGHGGQDMAAVLHALEARTDGTPVAAQGIAGTSA; encoded by the coding sequence ATGTACGTCGGTTTCATCGGTCTGGGGGTCATGGGGCAGCCCATGGCACTGAACCTGGCCCGCGCCGGGACACGGCTCGTCGTCTGGAACCGCACCTCCGAGCGATGCGAACCGCTGCACGCCGCCGGCGCCGAGGTGGCGGCGAGCAGCGCCGAGGTCCTTCACCGGGCGGCCACCGTTTTCCTCATGCTGTCCGACGAGACGGCCGTGGACGCGGTACTGGGCCGCGGCACCCCGGACTTCGCCCAGCGCGTCGCCGGTCGTACCGTCGTCCACATGGGCACGACTGCGGCCGAATACTCCCGCACCCTCCAGGAGGACATCCGGACCGCGGGCGGCCGTTACGTCGAGGCCCCGGTCTCCGGCAGCCGTGTCCCTGCCGAACGGGGCGAACTGGTGGGGATGCTGGCGGGCGACGGCGACGCCGTGACGACCGTGCGGCCCCTGCTCGGTCCGATGTGCCGGGAGACGTTCGTGTGCGGGGCCGTCCCGGGCGCGCTGCAGCTGAAGTTCTCGGTGAACCTGTTCCTGATCACCGTGGTCACGGGCCTTGCCGAGGCATTCCACTTCGCCGAGCGGCACGGGCTTGATCAGCGTCTCTTCCGCGATGTCCTGGACGCGGGTCCGATGGCCAGTGCCGTCTCCCGGGTCAAGGCATCGAAGCTGCTGGAGCGCGACTTCTCGGTCCAGGCAGCCGCCGCGGACGTCCTCAAGAACAATCGCCTCATCGCCGAGGCCGCCCGCAAGGCGGACCTGGCGTCCCCGCTTCTGGACGTGTGCCACGCCCTCTACGCCGAGACCGTCCAACGGGGCCACGGCGGCCAGGACATGGCGGCCGTCCTGCACGCCCTGGAGGCTCGGACCGACGGAACACCGGTTGCGGCGCAGGGAATCGCCGGCACGTCCGCCTAG
- a CDS encoding TetR/AcrR family transcriptional regulator encodes MTVKAERGPRERMIFSAAQLIRRDGVVSTGMREVALDAAAPRGSLQHYFPGGKAQLVDEAVGWAGDYAAGRVARFLDALPEPTPSGLFTAMVRQWTDEYEADGFAGGCPVAAAMVDCAESVPSTRKAASAAFATWTGAVAQALTEMGVPGERAGALATLMISSLEGAILLARAERDVRALTTVARELGPVLDAAVRTDG; translated from the coding sequence ATGACGGTGAAGGCCGAGCGGGGGCCGCGTGAGCGGATGATCTTCAGCGCGGCTCAGCTCATCCGACGTGACGGAGTCGTCTCCACCGGGATGCGCGAAGTCGCCCTCGACGCCGCCGCGCCACGCGGTTCGCTCCAGCACTACTTTCCCGGCGGCAAGGCGCAGTTGGTCGACGAGGCAGTGGGCTGGGCAGGTGACTACGCGGCAGGCCGTGTCGCCCGTTTCCTGGACGCGCTGCCCGAGCCGACGCCGAGCGGGCTGTTCACCGCGATGGTGCGCCAGTGGACCGACGAGTACGAGGCTGACGGCTTCGCGGGCGGCTGCCCTGTCGCGGCCGCCATGGTGGACTGCGCGGAGTCGGTCCCCTCCACGCGGAAGGCCGCATCGGCTGCGTTCGCCACCTGGACCGGCGCGGTCGCCCAGGCCCTGACCGAGATGGGCGTTCCCGGGGAACGGGCCGGGGCGCTCGCCACGCTCATGATCAGCAGCCTGGAGGGGGCGATCCTGCTCGCCCGAGCCGAGCGTGACGTCCGAGCCCTGACGACCGTGGCCCGGGAGCTCGGCCCTGTCCTCGACGCGGCCGTGCGCACGGACGGCTGA
- a CDS encoding GNAT family N-acetyltransferase, whose protein sequence is MTDIRTPRLVLRRWLDDDLVPLSEIHADPVVMQHIDDGTPRSMEQTAQDIETWEEEWDEEGFGMFAVELLGSGELAGTVGLSVADAPAEIAGQVAISWRLGRVFWGQGYASEAAHATLEFALQDRGLDRVVAVCRTVDGASANVLGKLGMEPEGTAQHPVHGHDLTVYGIDLTQYEG, encoded by the coding sequence ATGACCGACATCCGCACACCCCGTCTTGTCCTGCGCCGGTGGCTCGACGACGACCTCGTCCCCCTGTCCGAGATCCACGCCGATCCGGTGGTGATGCAGCACATCGACGACGGCACGCCGCGCTCCATGGAGCAGACAGCCCAGGACATCGAGACCTGGGAAGAGGAGTGGGACGAGGAAGGGTTCGGGATGTTCGCCGTCGAACTCCTGGGTTCTGGCGAGCTGGCAGGCACCGTCGGTCTGTCCGTGGCCGACGCTCCGGCCGAGATCGCCGGTCAGGTGGCGATCAGCTGGCGGCTCGGTCGGGTGTTCTGGGGACAGGGATACGCGTCGGAAGCGGCGCACGCCACCCTGGAGTTCGCCCTGCAGGACCGCGGCCTCGACCGGGTGGTAGCCGTGTGCCGCACGGTCGACGGAGCCTCCGCCAACGTACTCGGCAAACTCGGCATGGAGCCGGAAGGCACAGCACAGCACCCGGTCCACGGCCACGACCTCACGGTGTACGGCATCGACCTCACGCAGTACGAGGGGTAG